One window of the Zea mays cultivar B73 chromosome 3, Zm-B73-REFERENCE-NAM-5.0, whole genome shotgun sequence genome contains the following:
- the LOC100216696 gene encoding uncharacterized protein isoform X1, with protein MSRFFRGAALTAAAAVAGLSSAFSRSLISPLPLAASPSSPSTLIAASGHLALVRAHPGLRELDAMLTPASFLVDATQAFLIVALRCPPIFPETIRRSPESLAEQILSAESEGHTAMEEAALKARTIMALMDAREGRLDDALDAIVLLAAERPGDTTLRLYAAALCYVLSRHEEGGQWLQDSAVPDLSRYEHKFHFVEAVLNAAIGSAPRAVVGSEELVLVSTLWLLEMSMWSIFTHGNLRERLLVLAMMAFLRGVVARKLHRDDGPATKQGS; from the coding sequence ATGTCGCGCTTCTTCCGCGGCGCCGCCCTCACCGCTGCCGCAGCGGTTGCGGGCCTGTCCTCTGCATTCTCGCGGAGCCTCATTTCGCCCCTCCCCCTTGCGGCTTCTCCCTCTTCCCCGTCGACGCTCATCGCGGCCTCCGGTCACCTAGCCCTCGTACGCGCGCACCCAGGTCTTCGCGAGCTCGACGCCATGCTTACACCGGCCTCCTTCCTCGTTGACGCGACCCAGGCGTTCCTCATTGTCGCACTGCGCTGTCCGCCTATCTTCCCCGAAACGATCCGCCGGAGCCCGGAAAGCCTCGCCGAGCAGATCCTGTCCGCAGAATCGGAGGGCCACACCGCGATGGAGGAGGCAGCCTTGAAGGCCCGGACCATCATGGCACTCATGGATGCGCGTGAAGGCCGCCTCGACGACGCGCTCGACGCCATCGTGCTCCTCGCCGCGGAGCGCCCAGGCGACACCACCTTGCGCCTCTATGCCGCCGCGCTCTGCTACGTGCTAAGCCGCCACGAGGAGGGGGGGCAGTGGCTACAAGATTCCGCCGTGCCCGACCTCTCCCGCTACGAGCACAAGTTTCATTTCGTGGAGGCCGTCCTTAACGCCGCGATCGGTTCCGCGCCGCGCGCCGTGGTGGGCTCGGAGGAGCTGGTCTTGGTCAGCACGCTCTGGCTGCTCGAGATGTCGATGTGGTCCATTTTCACGCACGGTAATCTGCGGGAGAGGCTTCTGGTGTTAGCGATGATGGCATTCCTGCGGGGCGTCGTGGCGAGGAAGTTACACAGAGATGATGGTCCAGCAACGAAGCAGGGATCTTAG